The Acropora muricata isolate sample 2 chromosome 5, ASM3666990v1, whole genome shotgun sequence genome includes a window with the following:
- the LOC136917742 gene encoding RNA-binding protein Musashi homolog 2-like, giving the protein MIRPKMVRGTNRGDDFGKIFVGGLSTETTKETLLEYFSTFGEVADCIVMKDSVSKRSRGFGFVTFSDPSSVDNVCQKPEHILDNKKIDPKRAVPRGPGQQAVIAQQNSGAPVVKDSGGNENKIFVGGLGGNTTEEELKRFFSVFGKVVHVKLMYDKETSRMRGFGFVTFDSSEAVEEAVRTRYHDFNGKTVEAKKAEQQQPRGMGQGGNMGMGGAQMNAGYGRGQFGYPQQPGMVPPSAAMGRGYPGYGAMAPGYPGANPVVGAAYGYGMGGQGVTGYGVDQSSMYGAQPGSAGAGAFAAGYGSAPTSAAASMAGTSAYAEYAQMSAASQGAMAGGAQPRLDTPAAPDYSAYGLGNYQQQESSYGPARSSFSSDAGSYGNYGAAAEQANYGTSYPHGGGGEPFGRGGGNVSRGYHPYGR; this is encoded by the exons ATGATTAGGCCAAAAATGGTTCGCGGAACAAACCGAGGAGATGACTTTGG GAAGATCTTCGTCGGTGGATTGTCCACAGAAACGACAAAAG AAACCTTGCTGGAGTACTTTTCCACATTTGGTGAAGTTGCAGATTGCATTGTAATGAAGGATAGTGTTTCCAAGCGTTCAAG GGGTTTCGGATTCGTCACCTTTTCTGATCCATCTTCCGTCGACAACGTTTGTCAAAAGCCTGAACACATTCTTGACAATAAAAAG ATTGACCCAAAGCGTGCAGTACCGAGAGGACCAGGACAGCAAGCCGTTATTGCTCAGCAAAACTCTGGTGCTCCAGTCGTT AAGGACTCAGGAGGCAATGAAAACAAGATTTTTGTTGGTGGATTGGGAGGAAATACGACTGAGGAAGAATTAAAAAGATTCTTTTCTGTATTTGGCAAG GTTGTCCATGTGAAGCTGATGTATGACAAAGAGACAAGCAGGATGCGAG GCTTTGGTTTTGTAACATTTGACTCAAGTGAAGCAGTAGAGGAAGCAGTCCGTACACGTTATCATGACTTCAATGGAAAAACG GTGGAAGCCAAAAAAGCTGAGCAGCAGCAGCCTCGTGGTATGGGTCAGGGTGGAAACATGGGCATGGGAGGAGCACAGATGAATGCTGGCTATGGAAGAGGACAGTTTGGCTACCCTCAACAACCAG GTATGGTGCCACCATCAGCAGCCATGGGGAGAGGTTATCCAGGTTATGGTGCCATGGCCCCAGGATACCCCGGTGCTAATCCTGTGGTTGGAGCAGCATATGGATATG GGATGGGAGGCCAGGGAGTTACAGGCTATGGAGTTGATCAGTCATCAATGTATGGTGCTCAACCTGGCTCAGCAGGTGCTGGAG CTTTTGCAGCTGGTTATGGCTCGGCCCCAACCTCCGCAGCAGCATCCATGGCTGGGACATCTGCATATGCTGAATATGCACAGATGTCAGCAGCATCTCAAGGAGCAATGGCGGGTGGAGCCCAGCCTCGCTTGGACACCCCTGCAGCCCCAGATTACTCTGCTTATG GACTGGGTAACTATCAACAGCAAGAGTCTAGTTATGGCCCGGCTAGATCATCTTTCTCGTCCGACGCAGGCAGCTATGGAAATTATGGCGCTGCAGCTGAACAGGCAAACTATGGCACCTCATATCCTCATGGGGGTGGAGGAGAGCCATTCGGCAGGGGAGGAGGGAATGTGTCACGTGGTTACCACCCGTACGGACGCTGA
- the LOC136917743 gene encoding synaptotagmin-C-like: MEDFLFVVLAMVGGVVAGSMVIFICRFAYQYRTVSSNNSKSRNKSEAEPILGLTPDGNVVETDLIESNNGDVSPCPSCRRISTVYNPCECDGVVPSQNLDKRPCQIQFSLFYNFHDSHLFINIMCALNVPRRWYGKYPPTQVRFQLLPDDSNIYRTEIKSNTGEPIFNETFEFIGYSENELRELILRLGLYSFDKFSSGKMIGYTDVYFNLEKFQPSEPTILWRDLLPKSQTRGRSLSLTRGEIHISMRYEHSRARLNIIVLKASNLLKTSKFLTTAPYVSISLYENGTELESRKTKKVSGVNPIWNQGFLFDVVNERIDDYSITIKVVNHDLLANNEIIGELEIGPQCKGTGREHWDEAMRKKFSRREVAMSHLLDPS, encoded by the exons ATGGAGG ATTTCCTTTTTGTGGTATTAGCGATGGTTGGGGGAGTAGTTGCTGGGAGTATGGTAATTTTTATATGCAGGTTTGCTTACCAATACCGGACTGTCTCTAGCAACAACAGtaaatcaagaaacaaaagCGAAGCTGAGCCGATCCTCGGCCTTACACCAGATGGAAATGTTGTAGAAACAGACTTGATTGAATCAAATAATGGAGATGTTTCACCTTGCCCGTCATGTCGAAGGATTTCTACGGTTTATAATCCATGTGAATGCGACGGAGTCGTTCCATCGCAAAATTTGGATAAGCGACCTTGTCAGATCCAGTTTTCGTTGTTTTACAATTTTCACGATTCTCATTTGTTTATTAACATTATGTGCGCATTAAATGTCCCGCGACGCTGGTATGGAAAGTACCCACCAACACAGGTGCGATTTCAACTTCTTCCCGATGATTCCAACATTTATCGCACAGAAATCAAAAGCAACACTGGGGAACCTATTTTCAACGAGACGTTTGAATTTATTGGTTATTCGGAAAATGAACTGAGGGAATTGATCCTCCGCCTTGGATTGTATTCATTTGATAAGTTCAGCAGTGGTAAAATGATTGGTTATACCGATGTGTATTTTAAtttagaaaaatttcagcccagTGAACCAACGATTCTATGGAGAGATCTGCTACCGAAATCTCAG ACCCGAGGCCGTTCATTGAGTCTGACAAGAGGTGAAATTCACATATCAATGCGCTATGAACACAGTCGAGCAAGACTGAATATAATTGTCTTGAAGGCTTCCAATCTCTTGAAGACAAGCAAGTTCCTTACTACTG CACCGTATGTGAGTATATCCCTGTACGAAAATGGAACTGAATTGGAgagcagaaaaacaaaaaaagttagTGGAGTCAATCCCATATGGAACCAAGGTTTCTTGTTTGATGTGGTGAATGAAAGGATTGATGATTATTCCATTACAATCAAGGTCGTTAACCATGATCTTCTGGCAAATAACGAGATCATCGGTGAACTTGAAATTGGACCACAATGCAAAGGGACTGGTAGAGAGCACTGGGACGAAGCCATGAGGAAAAAGTTCAGCAGAAGGGAAGTAGCTATGAGCCACCTGCTGGACCCGAGTTAA